DNA from Sporocytophaga myxococcoides DSM 11118:
GTACTATTTAAAATGGTATAGAACAAAGATGAACAGTCGAGAGGCTGTCTGACGATAACAATTGTAAAGAAATGAAAATTATCGTCTGTTTCTTATTCGACTTAATGATACAGATGTAATACCCAAATACGAAGCGATATAATGTTGTGGGACCCGTTGAATAATTTCGGGGTGCTGTTCAATCAATTCTTCGTAGCGTTTTTGGGGACTGTTTTTAAGATATGAATAGAAAAGCTGTTGGATTTGAAAAAGTCGACGAAATAAATGCTCTTCCATATCCTGTTTCACTTTAGGTAAATTCTTCACAATAAACTGGAAATCATTTTGTGAAATCGTCTGTAAAATACAAGGTTCTAAACTTTCAATGCTATATAAACTTGGTTGATTTGTTCTGAAACTTTCAATAGAAGAAACACTATCTCTTTCAAAGAAAAATTGGGTTGTTACTTCTTTACCATTATTGTTAACCCAGGTTCGTAAACAACCCTTCTCTATAAAATACATTGTTTTCGAAACCTCTCCTTCCTGCAAAAGTGTAGTCTTTGCAGGAACCTCCTGTCGCTTGAAATACTGGCTGAATAGATCCCAATCTCTTATCATTGCTATTGTTAGTTTGATTATTATGTTTTCATTTTTTGAATAATCAACTGAAGTTGTCAGTCATTGCCGGCTGTTCCCTCTTTAGTTGAAGTCTTTAACTTCTGCTCACAAATGTAAGTAAGTTTTTAACTTGAAGAATAATATCCAATAAACTCTAATTAGCTTCAATCCAATAAAAAAAAGCCCCAATTTTTATCGGGGCTATTTTCAATATGTGTTTGATTTTTTTCTTTTTCTGTATTACAAACCGCAAGTTAAAAGCTTGTCATATTTGTAGACTTAAGTTTTGAAAATAAGCCAGAACGGCTATAAACCCATCACAGCCTATTAATTCAATAATCCATATGG
Protein-coding regions in this window:
- a CDS encoding Crp/Fnr family transcriptional regulator codes for the protein MIRDWDLFSQYFKRQEVPAKTTLLQEGEVSKTMYFIEKGCLRTWVNNNGKEVTTQFFFERDSVSSIESFRTNQPSLYSIESLEPCILQTISQNDFQFIVKNLPKVKQDMEEHLFRRLFQIQQLFYSYLKNSPQKRYEELIEQHPEIIQRVPQHYIASYLGITSVSLSRIRNRR